In Tessaracoccus sp. MC1865, the DNA window TGCATCACCCACTGCTCCACCACCGCCCACCAACCCATGCGGGCGACGACGCGGTGGTCTGCCGTGAGCCGGGTGTCGATCACAGGCTTGTCCGTGGTGAGGCTCATTCGATCAGGCTCCTGCCTGTGAGGCGGAGGAACACGTCCTCCAGCGACGACCTGCGCACCAGCGAGGTGACGGGCTCCAGCCCCCGCTCGACGACGGACTGCAGCGCGTGTTCTCCGTTGTCGGCGTAGATCAGCACCCTGTCCGGGAGGAGTTCCTGCCGCTCGCCGATCCCGTCGAGCTGTCCCGCGGCCGCCTGGTTGCGCGCCGAACCGAAGCGGACCTCCAGCACCTCGCGGGTGGAGTACTGCCTGATGAGCTGCTGCGGCGAACCCTCGGCGACGATCCTGCCCTTGTCGATCACGACGAGCCGGTCACACAACTGCTCCGCCTCGTCCATGAAGTGTGTGGTCACCACCAGCGTGACGCCCTCCTCCTTCAGCCGGAAGAGACGGTCCCAGAGCACGTGGCGGGCCTGCGGGTCCAGGCCGGTGGTGGGCTCGTCGAGCAGCATCACCTTGGGGTTGTTGATCAGGCCGCGGGCGATGGTGAGGCGGCGCTTCATGCCGCCGGAGAGCCCGTCGACCCTTGCGGTGCGCTTCTCGCGGAGCTGCGCGAAGTCGAGGAGCTCCTCGGCCCGTGCCCTGACGTAGGCGCGAGGCAGCCCGAAATAGCGGCCGTAGACGTAGAGGTTGTCGATGACGCGCAGTTCCTCATCGAGGAGGTCACCTTGGGGCACGATGCCCAACTGCGCGCGGATCTCCGGGCCGTGCCGGTTGGTGTCCAGGCCCAGCACGCTGAGTTCGCCGTCGGAGCGGGTGGATGTGGCCGCGATCATGCGCATGGTGGTGGACTTGCCGGCGCCGTTGGGCCCGAGGAACCCGAACGACTCACCGGGCGCGATGTCGAAGTCGATACCGTCCACGGCCGTGAAACTGCCGTAGCGCTTCGTCAGCCCGCGGGCGGAGATCACTGGAGTAGGCACCCCAGAAACCTACAACCTGCCCCGGACAAACCGGGGGGTCAGTCGGGCGGATCGGCGAAGGCTTTGGCCAGGGTGATCATCCGGCCGCGGAAGTCGTCGGAGGCCGGCGCGTACCCGGCCGCCCAGACGGCGTTGAGCACGAGCCGGACGAAGGTCCAGGCGTAGGCGCGGTCGAGGTCGAGCCCCGTGGCATCGGCCACGACGTCGGCGCGCAGCCGCACATGGGCCCGCAGGTTGTGCGCGCGGGCCGCCACGTCGGCGCGGTTCCACACCACCGGGGCCACGGCATAGGCCCACTCCCCGACGACGGGCTTGGGGTCGATCGCGAGCCAGTCGCCGCGTGCCGGGTCCAGGGGCGCGAGCACGTTGGCGTCGTGGAGGTCCTCGTGCACCAGCCGGCCG includes these proteins:
- a CDS encoding ABC transporter ATP-binding protein, with the protein product MPTPVISARGLTKRYGSFTAVDGIDFDIAPGESFGFLGPNGAGKSTTMRMIAATSTRSDGELSVLGLDTNRHGPEIRAQLGIVPQGDLLDEELRVIDNLYVYGRYFGLPRAYVRARAEELLDFAQLREKRTARVDGLSGGMKRRLTIARGLINNPKVMLLDEPTTGLDPQARHVLWDRLFRLKEEGVTLVVTTHFMDEAEQLCDRLVVIDKGRIVAEGSPQQLIRQYSTREVLEVRFGSARNQAAAGQLDGIGERQELLPDRVLIYADNGEHALQSVVERGLEPVTSLVRRSSLEDVFLRLTGRSLIE